A section of the Citrus sinensis cultivar Valencia sweet orange chromosome 8, DVS_A1.0, whole genome shotgun sequence genome encodes:
- the LOC107176558 gene encoding uncharacterized protein LOC107176558 yields MSNRRRKLIADESDEETGDSNLNLSIPTDFLRPSSSVGPSHGRDTLEYPRPLAVSPSPELELVGNRGGLTSGSGENHSFGGVGVHEGVSDGEGSSSGPSRPAKKRNLGHRVEADSYHIDFTACATTSTDLFKLRNLYNIPNEVPLVVPGKGDVPNRPPKGYVTMHLKSFKLGARLPLQSYFARILGGMHLAPGQLHPNGWRVLSAMFVLWERCGSKEPSLVEVKHLYQLRSSPKEAGWYYFMSSSAKRKPITGFPSWCKNWKNKFFFAGGNWCPAARSLGGDIYLPTHFVTLGRSFFAYVKTALVNVSTCQDLLSPTNLVGSGLVDIVVGMDNKILSAMSRKCGRAPSSSSNPPLPPKKASAGPFKAHVPALPPPLPRKSGGEKTSDKSPEVSWQS; encoded by the exons ATGTCAAATCGGAGAAGGAAATTGATTGCCGATGAGAGTGACGAAGAAACGGGGGATTCAAACCTTAACTTGTCGATACCCACTGATTTTTTGCGTCCTTCTAGTAGTGTAGGGCCCTCCCATGGTAGGGATACTCTTGAGTACCCACGCCCCTTGGCTGTTTCTCCCTCCCCCGAACTAGAGCTTGTAGGGAATAGAGGTGGACTTACGTCGGGCTCTGGTGAGAACCACAGCTTTGGTGGGGTTGGGGTCCATGAAGGAGTTAGTGATGGTGAGGGGAGCAGCTCTGGACCGAGCAGACCTGCTAAGAAGAGGAATCTTGGCCATAGGGTGGAGGCAGATTCTTACCATATTGATTTCACAGCTTGTGCCACCACCTCCACTGATCTATTTAAGCTTAGGAACCTCTACAACATTCCCAATGAGGTTCCCCTGGTAGTTCCTGGAAAAGGTGATGTCCCTAATCGGCCTCCGAAAGGGTATGTGACGATGCACCTGAAAAGTTTCAAATTAGGAGCTCGGCTGCCCCTTCAAAGTTATTTTGCCAGGATACTGGGCGGTATGCACCTGGCCCCAGGTCAGCTACACCCAAATGGGTGGAGGGTTCTCTCGGCGATGTTTGTATTATGGGAGAGGTGTGGATCAAAGGAGCCCTCCCTTGTTGAAGTGAAGCATTTATACCAGCTGAGGAGTAGCCCAAAGGAAGCAGGCTGGTATTATTTTATGTCAAGCTCTGCGAAGAGGAAGCCAATCACCGGCTTCCCCTCCTGGTGcaaaaattggaagaacaaattcttctttgctggAGGAAATTGGTGTCCAGCGGCCCGTTCGTTGGGTGGTGATATTTACCTTCCAACGCATTTTGTCACCCTAGGTCGTTCATTTTTCGCCTAT GTGAAAACTGCTCTGGTGAACGTGTCTACTTGCCAAGACCTTCTGTCGCCAACAAACTTGGTCGGTTCGGGCTTGGTAGATATTGTTGTTGGAATGGATAACAAGATCCTCAGCGCGATGAGCAGAAAGTGTGGTCGGGCTCCAAGCAGCTCCAGCAACCCTCCTCTTCCTCCAAAGAAAGCTAGTGCCGGTCCTTTCAAGGCTCATGTTCCTGCTCTGCCCCCTCCCCTTCCACGTAAGAGTGGTGGGGAGAAAACTTCCGACAAGAGTCCTGAGGTCAGCTGGCAGTCTTGA
- the LOC107178603 gene encoding uncharacterized protein LOC107178603, whose product MVKDIESMNLSELAASVQRVSFRLATMVSCYKTESARHERKLQADNQDLKKKAESADRSKEKLAELNKQLTELEEKVAVAESTSSKLEGELGDLKFDPQATQSERDTLRTALEGEIKSLSDQLAEEKGKSADVDDRLDAEYDFGVAFSYKCIIFVLKEEYLELNMSKLEARVGRYMAAVGQGDKEQGEQEQVEVPLDGVQEGEARERVFEVGQGFVTPPPGIADLPPPEIADPSPAEAVDPPNP is encoded by the coding sequence ATGGTGAAGGACATCGAGAGTATGAACCTCTCCGAGTTAGCAGCTTCTGTTCAAAGGGTCTCCTTTAGGCTGGCCACCATGGTTTCGTGTTACAAGACCGAGTCCGCCCGCCATGAGAGGAAGCTTCAAGCTGACAACCAggatttgaagaagaaagctgAATCTGCTGATCGCTCCAAGGAGAAGCTGGCCGAGTTGAACAAGCAGCTTACGGAGCTTGAGGAGAAAGTTGCGGTTGCTGAGTCCACTTCCTCCAAGCTTGAGGGTGAGTTGGGTGATCTGAAGTTCGATCCTCAGGCTACTCAAAGTGAAAGAGATACTTTGAGGACCGCCCTTGAGGGAGAGATCAAATCCCTGAGTGACCAGCTGGCTGAGGAGAAAGGCAAATCCGCTGATGTGGATGATCGGCTGGATGCCGAGTATGACTTCGGGGTTGCTTTCAGCTATAAGTGCATCATATTTGTGCTAAAGGAAGAATACCTCGAGCTCAACATGAGCAAGCTGGAGGCTAGGGTGGGGAGATATATGGCTGCGGTCGGCCAGGGAGATAAGGAGCAGGGTGAGCAGGAGCAGGTAGAGGTTCCTTTGGATGGGGTGCAGGAGGGAGAAGCTAGGGAGCGTGTTTTTGAAGTGGGACAAGGGTTCGTGACTCCTCCTCCCGGTATTGCTGATCTTCCACCTCCAGAGATAGCTGATCCTTCCCCTGCTGAGGCCGTTGACCCTCCTAATCCTTAG